A stretch of the Pan paniscus chromosome 2, NHGRI_mPanPan1-v2.0_pri, whole genome shotgun sequence genome encodes the following:
- the NCBP2AS2 gene encoding protein NCBP2AS2 yields the protein MTSGSGAAGRKTRAARSGSGRLEKMVLRRLLAALLHSPQLVERLSESRPIRRAAQLTAFALLQAQLRGQDAARRLQDLAAGPVGSLCRRAERFRDAFTQELRRGLRGRSGPPPGSQRGPGAHI from the coding sequence ATGACGTCCGGGTCGGGCGCCGCGGGGCGGAAGACGAGGGCGGCGAGGTCGGGTTCCGGGCGCCTGGAGAAGATGGTGCTGCGGCGGCTGCTGGCCGCCCTGCTGCACAGCCCGCAGCTGGTGGAACGTCTGTCAGAGTCGCGGCCTATCCGACGTGCGGCGCAGCTCACGGCCTTCGCACTGCTGCAGGCCCAGCTGCGGGGCCAGGACGCGGCCCGCCGCCTGCAGGACCTCGCGGCTGGGCCCGTGGGCTCCCTGTGCCGCCGCGCTGAGCGATTTAGAGACGCCTTCACCCAGGAGCTACGCCGCGGCCTCCGAGGCCGCTCGGGGCCACCACCAGGTAGCCAGAGGGGCCCTGGCGCACACATTTAA
- the NCBP2 gene encoding nuclear cap-binding protein subunit 2 isoform X1 codes for MRCSPPRVSASAIADAASCRESPHCGPLLCTMSGGLLKALRSDSYVELSQYRDQHFRGDNEEQEKLLKKSCTLYVGNLSFYTTEEQIYELFSKSGDIKKIIMGLDKMKKTACGFCFVEYYSRADAENAMRYINGTRLDDRIIRTDWDAGFKEGRQYGRGRSGGQVCEKGLWAQPLPGIPVTMTGVLAICIYSFVNNFVSITLA; via the exons ATGAGATGCTCGCCTCCGCGCGTTTCCGCTTCCGCCATCGCGGACGCAGCCTCGTGCCGGGAGTCGCCGCATTGTGGTCCGCTTCTCTGCACTATGTCGGGTGGCCTCCTGAAGGCGCTGCGCAGCGACTCCTACGTGGAGCTGAGCCAGTACCGGGACCAGCACTTCCGG GGTGACAATGAAGAACAAGAAAAATTACTGAAGAAAAGCTGTACGTTATATGTTGGAAATCTTTCTTTTTACACAACTGAAGAACAAATCTATGAACTCTTCAGCAAAAGTGGTGACATAAAGAAAATCATTATGGGTCtggataaaatgaagaaaacagcatGTGGATTCTGTTTTGTGGA ATATTACTCACGCGCGGATGCGGAAAACGCCATGCGGTACATAAATGGAACGCGTCTGGATGACCGAATCATTCGCACAGACTGGGACGCAGGCTTTAAGGAGGGCAGGCAATACGGCCGTGGGCGATCTGGGGGCCAGGTATGCGAGAAGGGTCTCTGGGCTCAGCCATTGCCTGGGATTCCAGTCACAATGACAGGTGTTTTGGCAATTTGTATTTACTCTTTTGTAAATAACTTTGTGTCTATAACCTTGGCTTGA
- the NCBP2 gene encoding nuclear cap-binding protein subunit 2 isoform X4 — MVLRKLYAGDNEEQEKLLKKSCTLYVGNLSFYTTEEQIYELFSKSGDIKKIIMGLDKMKKTACGFCFVEYYSRADAENAMRYINGTRLDDRIIRTDWDAGFKEGRQYGRGRSGGQVRDEYRQDYDAGRGGYGKLAQNQ; from the exons ATGGTGTTACGGAAGCTGTACGCG GGTGACAATGAAGAACAAGAAAAATTACTGAAGAAAAGCTGTACGTTATATGTTGGAAATCTTTCTTTTTACACAACTGAAGAACAAATCTATGAACTCTTCAGCAAAAGTGGTGACATAAAGAAAATCATTATGGGTCtggataaaatgaagaaaacagcatGTGGATTCTGTTTTGTGGA ATATTACTCACGCGCGGATGCGGAAAACGCCATGCGGTACATAAATGGAACGCGTCTGGATGACCGAATCATTCGCACAGACTGGGACGCAGGCTTTAAGGAGGGCAGGCAATACGGCCGTGGGCGATCTGGGGGCCAG GTTCGGGATGAGTATCGGCAGGACTACGATGCTGGGAGAGGAGGCTATGGAAAACTGGCACAGAACCAGTGA
- the NCBP2 gene encoding nuclear cap-binding protein subunit 2 isoform X3, with translation MVLRKLYAGDNEEQEKLLKKSCTLYVGNLSFYTTEEQIYELFSKSGDIKKIIMGLDKMKKTACGFCFVEYYSRADAENAMRYINGTRLDDRIIRTDWDAGFKEGRQYGRGRSGGQVCEKGLWAQPLPGIPVTMTGVLAICIYSFVNNFVSITLA, from the exons ATGGTGTTACGGAAGCTGTACGCG GGTGACAATGAAGAACAAGAAAAATTACTGAAGAAAAGCTGTACGTTATATGTTGGAAATCTTTCTTTTTACACAACTGAAGAACAAATCTATGAACTCTTCAGCAAAAGTGGTGACATAAAGAAAATCATTATGGGTCtggataaaatgaagaaaacagcatGTGGATTCTGTTTTGTGGA ATATTACTCACGCGCGGATGCGGAAAACGCCATGCGGTACATAAATGGAACGCGTCTGGATGACCGAATCATTCGCACAGACTGGGACGCAGGCTTTAAGGAGGGCAGGCAATACGGCCGTGGGCGATCTGGGGGCCAGGTATGCGAGAAGGGTCTCTGGGCTCAGCCATTGCCTGGGATTCCAGTCACAATGACAGGTGTTTTGGCAATTTGTATTTACTCTTTTGTAAATAACTTTGTGTCTATAACCTTGGCTTGA
- the NCBP2 gene encoding nuclear cap-binding protein subunit 2 isoform X2 has translation MRCSPPRVSASAIADAASCRESPHCGPLLCTMSGGLLKALRSDSYVELSQYRDQHFRGDNEEQEKLLKKSCTLYVGNLSFYTTEEQIYELFSKSGDIKKIIMGLDKMKKTACGFCFVEYYSRADAENAMRYINGTRLDDRIIRTDWDAGFKEGRQYGRGRSGGQVRDEYRQDYDAGRGGYGKLAQNQ, from the exons ATGAGATGCTCGCCTCCGCGCGTTTCCGCTTCCGCCATCGCGGACGCAGCCTCGTGCCGGGAGTCGCCGCATTGTGGTCCGCTTCTCTGCACTATGTCGGGTGGCCTCCTGAAGGCGCTGCGCAGCGACTCCTACGTGGAGCTGAGCCAGTACCGGGACCAGCACTTCCGG GGTGACAATGAAGAACAAGAAAAATTACTGAAGAAAAGCTGTACGTTATATGTTGGAAATCTTTCTTTTTACACAACTGAAGAACAAATCTATGAACTCTTCAGCAAAAGTGGTGACATAAAGAAAATCATTATGGGTCtggataaaatgaagaaaacagcatGTGGATTCTGTTTTGTGGA ATATTACTCACGCGCGGATGCGGAAAACGCCATGCGGTACATAAATGGAACGCGTCTGGATGACCGAATCATTCGCACAGACTGGGACGCAGGCTTTAAGGAGGGCAGGCAATACGGCCGTGGGCGATCTGGGGGCCAG GTTCGGGATGAGTATCGGCAGGACTACGATGCTGGGAGAGGAGGCTATGGAAAACTGGCACAGAACCAGTGA